A window of Pseudodesulfovibrio hydrargyri contains these coding sequences:
- a CDS encoding nickel-dependent hydrogenase large subunit — MSQTTATTAGKRLIVDPVSRIEGHLKVEVELENDRVKNAWVSTQLFRGIEVILKGRPPEDAPLFTQRACGVCTNTHALTSIRAIEDALKLKAPPLAQLVRHLILSTLIIHDHLVHYYHLHGLDWIDMASALNADPVEAGKIVAAASNRDSDPSNLFIVRKRLKEFVAGGQLGFLENAYFLGGNPVYRCTPEENLILAAHYIEGLRIQLELGRAMALFAGKNPHAQSMVVGGVTCYDSLRPEVVDHFRQIWAKTKEFVDNAMMPDVLLMAKRFPEALTYGRTSNFFAFSDFHDPESGKDPYFASGVLWGNDLSKHESLDMGLIDEHVARSWYEGDTVRKPYDGETRPMYTSYDDKEKYSWSKAPRYKGEAMETGPLARRALAYARKEKETRTMLDAFFKAASMKPEQLFSTMGRTVCRVVETSMLINRMQGWIDETEKRVKAGDTDIYKPWKMVDEARGVGTCCVTRGALSHWIRIKGGVIENFQMVVPSTWNLGPRCENDKLSAAEQSLIGCPCPDPERPVEILRTIHSFDPCIACSVHMVDNRSGGIRKFKIR, encoded by the coding sequence ATGAGCCAGACCACTGCCACCACCGCCGGGAAACGGCTGATCGTCGACCCGGTGTCGAGAATCGAAGGCCACCTCAAGGTCGAGGTGGAACTGGAAAACGACCGCGTCAAGAACGCCTGGGTCTCCACCCAGCTCTTCCGGGGCATCGAAGTCATCCTCAAGGGCCGCCCGCCCGAGGACGCCCCCCTGTTCACCCAACGGGCCTGCGGGGTGTGCACCAACACCCATGCCCTGACCTCCATCCGGGCCATCGAGGACGCCCTCAAGCTGAAGGCGCCCCCCCTGGCCCAGCTGGTCCGTCACCTGATCCTGTCCACCCTGATCATCCACGACCACCTGGTGCACTACTACCACCTGCACGGGCTGGACTGGATCGACATGGCCTCGGCCCTGAACGCCGACCCGGTCGAGGCGGGCAAGATCGTGGCCGCCGCCAGCAACCGCGACAGCGACCCGAGCAACCTGTTCATCGTCCGCAAGCGGCTCAAGGAGTTCGTGGCCGGCGGCCAGCTCGGGTTCCTGGAAAACGCCTACTTCCTGGGCGGCAACCCGGTCTACCGGTGCACGCCCGAGGAGAATCTGATCCTGGCGGCCCACTACATCGAGGGGCTGCGCATCCAGCTCGAGCTGGGCCGGGCCATGGCCCTGTTCGCGGGCAAGAACCCCCACGCACAGTCCATGGTCGTGGGCGGGGTGACCTGCTACGACAGCCTGCGCCCGGAGGTCGTGGACCACTTCCGCCAGATATGGGCCAAGACCAAGGAGTTCGTGGACAACGCCATGATGCCGGACGTCCTGCTCATGGCCAAGCGGTTCCCCGAGGCCCTGACCTACGGCAGGACTTCGAACTTCTTCGCCTTCTCCGATTTCCACGACCCGGAAAGCGGCAAGGATCCCTACTTCGCGTCCGGCGTGCTCTGGGGCAACGACCTGTCCAAACACGAGAGCCTGGACATGGGGTTGATCGACGAGCACGTGGCCCGCAGCTGGTACGAGGGCGACACGGTGCGCAAACCCTACGACGGCGAGACCCGGCCCATGTACACGAGCTACGACGACAAGGAGAAGTACTCCTGGTCCAAGGCCCCGCGCTACAAGGGCGAGGCCATGGAGACCGGGCCGCTGGCCCGCCGCGCCCTGGCCTACGCGCGCAAGGAGAAGGAGACCCGGACCATGCTGGACGCCTTTTTCAAGGCCGCGTCCATGAAGCCGGAACAGCTCTTCTCCACCATGGGCCGCACGGTCTGCCGCGTGGTCGAGACGAGCATGCTCATCAACCGCATGCAGGGCTGGATCGACGAGACCGAAAAGCGCGTCAAGGCCGGAGACACGGACATATACAAGCCGTGGAAGATGGTCGACGAGGCCAGAGGCGTGGGCACCTGCTGCGTCACCCGGGGCGCCCTGTCCCACTGGATCCGCATCAAGGGCGGGGTGATCGAAAACTTCCAGATGGTCGTCCCGTCCACCTGGAACCTCGGCCCCCGCTGCGAGAACGACAAGCTCAGCGCCGCCGAGCAGTCCCTGATCGGCTGTCCCTGCCCGGATCCGGAGCGCCCGGTGGAGATCCTGCGCACCATCCACTCGTTCGACCCGTGCATCGCCTGCTCGGTCCACATGGTGGACAACCGCAGCGGCGGCATACGGAAGTTCAAGATACGCTAA
- a CDS encoding transporter substrate-binding domain-containing protein: MGPFRSILHTVLLAALACLAAVPAPAAQGTVPKVLRSASELDYPPFALALPDGTADGFSVELLRAVAEKAGLKIRFKTAPWAEIKQELADGRLDVLPLVSYSRERDVYFDFSIPYLQMHGSIFVREGTKGIENEGDLKDKTVLVMRGDTAQEYAERNHLAGKLVLTESYGEAMTLLSEGRYDAVLVQQVVGWQIIKKLGLKNIEDVRARPLDPTLRPEGHDMTGFVQKFCLAVPEGNHALLARLNEGLSAVFADGTYDRLYLKWFGPILPRPEPSFTQVAGQALVFVLPAALLMALGGLVFLKIQVNRKTAHLREEVEQRKRAEAQVARSREWMHSLLDHLPLSVYLQTGKHEITFANEHFRCGHDKDTGRPCHEVLYGSPAPCVTCRAKQVLQSGEALTWEKLEPDGRTLLVHNVPFRDMDGSPVVLAAAMDITETKRIEEALNESENLYRTLINNMPDIVMRYDRQLRRRFVSENIEQYSGFPPAYFIGKTNRELGMPEDLSRFMDEHIAKVFETGEPIGTEFHVDWNGRSFRFDWRLFPERDADGKVQTVSSIHRDITRQHLMEAEYQLLFNGMLDGFASHEIICDEAGNPVDYRFLRVNPAFERLTGVKAAEILGRTMREVFPRIESYWIETYGKVALTGEPVIFEHYAADMDKYFNVSAFCPAPGRFATIFSDVTERVNTAKALVEAKELAESASRVKSEFLANMSHEIRTPLNGIMGMLQLLRTGDLTDEQAEYAAYGIEASRRLTRLLTDILDLSRIEAGKLDIREEPLNLRDMLTGLEQMFTVAARSKGLNLDFSVPDGLPGLLFGDDTRLQQVLVNLVGNAIKYTEAGLVGVNVTVLPRRRPGTVHVLFTVTDTGIGIPDDKMGSIFEHFTQVSSGFTRHYQGAGLGLAISKRMVGLLGGTMAVDSTPGLGTTFCLCVPLRPTEDDGAESTARTAEPRGASPSLNILLAEDDRVNSLAVSGLLKRMGHRVRTVDNGEMALTALRDETFDLVLMDIQMPVMDGVQATRAIRKGEVGPDKTSIPIIAMTAYAMKGDRENFLGKGMTDYIAKPLDKADLESAIRRTVM, from the coding sequence ATGGGCCCCTTTCGTTCCATCCTGCACACCGTTCTCCTGGCGGCGCTGGCTTGTCTTGCGGCCGTTCCCGCGCCCGCTGCCCAGGGGACCGTCCCGAAGGTCCTGAGGTCGGCCAGCGAACTCGACTATCCGCCCTTCGCCCTGGCCCTGCCCGACGGCACGGCGGACGGCTTCTCCGTGGAGCTGCTCCGGGCCGTGGCCGAAAAGGCCGGGCTCAAAATCCGCTTCAAGACCGCGCCCTGGGCCGAGATCAAGCAGGAGCTGGCCGACGGTCGGCTCGACGTCCTGCCCCTGGTCTCCTACTCCCGCGAGCGCGACGTCTACTTCGACTTTTCCATCCCCTACCTGCAGATGCACGGCTCCATCTTCGTGCGCGAGGGGACCAAGGGCATCGAGAACGAGGGGGACCTCAAGGACAAGACGGTCCTGGTCATGCGCGGGGACACGGCCCAGGAATACGCCGAGCGCAATCACCTGGCCGGCAAACTCGTCCTGACCGAGAGCTACGGCGAGGCCATGACCCTGCTCTCCGAGGGCCGCTACGACGCGGTCCTGGTGCAGCAGGTGGTCGGCTGGCAGATCATCAAGAAGCTCGGCCTGAAAAACATCGAGGACGTCCGGGCCCGGCCCCTGGACCCGACCTTGCGGCCCGAAGGCCACGACATGACCGGATTCGTGCAGAAGTTCTGCCTGGCCGTGCCCGAGGGCAACCACGCCCTGCTGGCCCGGCTGAACGAAGGGCTGTCCGCCGTCTTTGCCGACGGAACCTACGACCGGCTGTACCTCAAATGGTTCGGGCCCATCCTGCCCCGCCCCGAACCTTCCTTCACGCAGGTGGCCGGCCAGGCCCTGGTCTTCGTCCTGCCTGCGGCCCTGCTCATGGCCCTGGGCGGCCTGGTCTTCCTCAAGATCCAGGTCAACCGGAAGACCGCCCACCTGCGCGAGGAGGTCGAGCAGCGCAAGCGTGCCGAAGCCCAGGTGGCCAGAAGCCGGGAGTGGATGCACTCCCTGCTGGACCACCTGCCCCTGTCCGTCTACCTGCAGACCGGGAAGCACGAGATCACCTTTGCCAACGAGCACTTCCGCTGCGGGCATGACAAGGACACGGGAAGGCCCTGCCACGAGGTCCTGTACGGCAGTCCCGCCCCGTGCGTGACGTGCAGGGCGAAGCAGGTCCTTCAATCGGGCGAGGCCCTGACCTGGGAGAAGCTGGAGCCCGACGGCCGAACCCTGCTGGTGCACAACGTTCCGTTCCGGGACATGGACGGCTCCCCGGTGGTCCTGGCCGCGGCCATGGACATCACCGAAACCAAGCGCATCGAGGAGGCCTTAAACGAGAGCGAAAACCTCTACCGCACGCTGATCAACAACATGCCGGACATCGTCATGCGCTACGACCGGCAGTTGCGCCGCCGCTTCGTCTCCGAGAACATCGAGCAGTATTCGGGCTTTCCCCCGGCGTACTTCATCGGCAAGACCAACCGGGAACTGGGCATGCCCGAGGATCTCAGCCGGTTCATGGACGAACACATCGCCAAGGTGTTCGAGACCGGCGAGCCCATCGGGACCGAATTCCACGTCGACTGGAACGGCCGGTCGTTCCGGTTCGACTGGCGGCTCTTCCCGGAGCGCGACGCGGACGGCAAGGTCCAGACCGTCTCCTCCATCCACCGCGACATCACCCGCCAGCATCTCATGGAGGCGGAATACCAGCTCCTGTTCAACGGCATGCTCGACGGATTCGCCTCCCACGAGATCATCTGCGACGAGGCGGGCAACCCGGTGGACTACCGCTTCCTGCGGGTCAACCCTGCCTTCGAGCGGCTGACCGGGGTCAAGGCCGCCGAGATCCTCGGGCGGACCATGCGCGAGGTCTTTCCCCGCATCGAATCGTACTGGATCGAGACCTACGGCAAGGTGGCCCTGACCGGCGAGCCCGTCATCTTCGAACACTACGCCGCGGACATGGACAAGTACTTCAACGTCAGCGCGTTCTGTCCCGCCCCGGGCCGGTTCGCGACCATCTTCTCGGACGTCACGGAGCGGGTGAACACGGCCAAGGCCCTGGTCGAGGCCAAGGAGCTTGCCGAGTCCGCCAGCCGGGTGAAGTCCGAGTTTTTGGCCAACATGAGCCACGAGATACGCACCCCGCTCAACGGCATCATGGGCATGCTCCAGCTCCTGCGCACCGGGGACCTGACCGACGAGCAGGCCGAATACGCGGCCTACGGCATAGAGGCGAGCAGACGGCTGACCCGGCTGCTCACGGACATCCTCGACCTGTCCCGCATCGAGGCGGGCAAGCTGGACATCCGCGAGGAGCCCCTGAACCTCAGGGACATGCTGACCGGGCTGGAACAGATGTTCACCGTGGCCGCCCGAAGCAAGGGACTGAACCTCGACTTCAGCGTGCCCGACGGCCTGCCCGGGCTGCTCTTCGGGGACGACACCCGCCTCCAGCAGGTCCTGGTCAACCTCGTCGGCAACGCCATCAAGTACACCGAGGCGGGCCTGGTGGGCGTGAACGTCACGGTCCTGCCCAGACGGCGGCCGGGCACGGTCCACGTGCTCTTCACGGTCACGGACACCGGCATCGGCATCCCGGACGACAAGATGGGCTCCATCTTCGAACACTTCACCCAGGTCAGCAGCGGCTTCACCCGCCACTACCAGGGGGCCGGGCTGGGGCTGGCCATCTCCAAGCGCATGGTCGGCCTGCTCGGCGGGACCATGGCCGTGGACAGCACGCCCGGCCTGGGCACGACCTTCTGCCTGTGCGTGCCACTGCGCCCGACCGAGGACGACGGGGCGGAGAGCACGGCCCGGACCGCCGAGCCCCGGGGGGCGTCGCCCTCGCTGAACATCCTCCTGGCCGAGGACGACAGGGTCAACAGCCTGGCCGTGTCCGGCCTGCTCAAGCGCATGGGCCACCGGGTCCGGACCGTGGACAACGGCGAGATGGCCCTGACGGCCCTGCGCGACGAGACCTTCGACCTGGTTCTCATGGACATCCAGATGCCGGTCATGGACGGGGTGCAGGCCACCCGGGCGATCCGCAAAGGCGAGGTCGGGCCGGACAAGACCTCCATCCCGATCATCGCCATGACCGCGTACGCCATGAAGGGCGACCGCGAGAACTTCCTGGGCAAGGGCATGACCGACTACATCGCCAAGCCGCTGGACAAGGCCGACCTGGAGAGCGCCATCCGGCGGACCGTCATGTAG